In Diadema setosum chromosome 7, eeDiaSeto1, whole genome shotgun sequence, the DNA window taatctgaaaatgaattgttctcgcgctccgattcgcaacattaccgcCCTGTACAGCGCGGGcccatctgaaataaaaagaagaagaaagtttgttcatccgaaaacgacatctttTGGACtactaaccttcgtaaaaacaaacctctttccattgtcggactaattcaactttggactgagatttaaaccttCGGCACAGCGAACTTtaataatttgtttgttatcattttttcattgacatttcgtgaagcagcatgcgtttcggtagtttgaaacaTCTAATGTTGCGATATGTTTCCCCtgcaagtgcagactaagttcggtcacggcgaaagttccgttacgaaataatAGATAATGcgagtcttttcaacaataacgcacttttcaacaataacgcacataaatttttatgcgttcaaacgcagtttctagtttcggacAAAAACcacaagtcttttctgcaatgctcttgcgttttaaatacagcgttgcttgtgatttgatggacttgcatttgattttttagagttgcgtttaaacgcaattgagttttctagtttcgtacgattatcaaacgcaagtcttttcagcattccgtgtgatttgatggacttgcatttgattttcagagttgcgtttaatttttaattttgcttacgaattaaaaaataatgcaagtcttttcaacaataacacacttccgtagatgtttagagatgcgtttaaacgcactttcttatagtttcgtacaaaaaccgcaagtcttctctgcaacgctcttgcgtttaaatacagcgttacgtgtgatttgatggacttgcatttgatttttagagttgcgtttaaatgcaattgagttaaaaaaaagttctctacagttttctagtttcgtatgattatcaaacgcaagtcttttcagcgttccatgtgatttgatggacttgcatttgattttcagagttgcgtttaatttttgattttgcttacgaaataaaacaagagacccaggggtcacgcgctcacctgagtatcgcaagttcaccttccatgcattcttgcagactcttacctgagaaaattgaaaacttatggtgggggtagctttgagagtgggagcatggtgtccatttacatattccatcacactggtagaAAATACctaccaagtacactgtactttatagaatgttggattatgcagcttggggaaaaaagacttaaagccctatcacttttgattagaactagagaaaaatattattgaatattcattaatttaggaggtttggaccccctggggcccccaaggCAAGCATGGTGCCtattcaaacactttgaaatcTCATCCCCATgggaatgctacttgccaagtttggtgaaaatctatcatgttgttttcagcaagaagatgaaaatttaggcccgcatttggacccccccccccccatcccatcccgcttccttgggtcccaagggggggggggggtagggcacccctgattttcccatgaacaaacttgaaacaacagtcatcaatatactgactcattgtatcaacttagctcaatcacttctggtttcagagaaaatctgtaaagattccttacaggaaggggggggggggggatgggacccctgggcccccaggtggggcatggtgcccatttgatggaattgagattctatccccctagggatgctacctgccaagtttggtgaaaatttgtgatagggttttcaagaaaaagatgaaaatttacaatttcggtccaaatttaggccccctggtgccccccaggtggggcatggtgcccatttgatggaattgagattctatccccctagggatgctacctgccaagtttggtgaaaatttgtgatagggttttcaagaaaaagatgaaaatttacaatttcggtccaaatttaggcctcctggggccccccaggtgggacATGGTGCTcatttgatgggaatgagattctttccccctagggatgctacctgccaactttggtgaaaattcataaagGCATTTTtaggaaaaagatgaaaatgtacaatttgggccccattaggacccctccccacccccctcccctgggtaccaaggggggcacccctgattccgccatgaacaaacttgaaactacagtcatcaatgtactaattcatagtattaacttagctctatcacttctggttctaagAAGAAGATTTTGTAAGATTCcttaattggggggggggggtgttgggcccctctgggggcccccaggtggggtatggtgcccacttgaacaaattgagatcctatccccctagggatgctacctgccaagtttggtgaaaatctgtcaggggttctcaagaagaagatgaaaatgtaaaagtttacacATGACAGACGACGcatgacggacgacggacgaagAGCAATCGCAATAGCTTACTTGAGCCTTCAGCTCAGGTGAGTTaagcaagtcttttcaacaataacgcactccTGTAGATTTATAGCTATGcctttaaacgcagtttctagtttcgtacgaaaaccgcaagtcttctctgcaacgctcttgcgtttaaatacatcgttgcttgtgatttgatggacttgcatttgatttttagggttgcgtttaaacgcaattaattgagtttcaggttcgtacaattattttctagtttcatatgattatcaaacgcaagtcttttcagcaacgcacttgcatttaaatgcaaaagttgcgtgtgatttgatacacctgcatttgattttttgagttgCATTATTGGTtgcattttaacaaattttctAGAACGTGCCCAGGTTTCTTATACCGCTTAATTATTGACTAATTATTGACTATTATTGAATAATTGACATTAGaatattcggattaacaaaaacacctatttcatgttcggataaTGAATACCTACTGGGACATATAGGTGTACAAACTTTATGCGTTTTGAGAATaacgagagggagaaaaggggtaaAGTGAACTCCCTTGGGtactaggcctacatgtaatactccagtgtaaatgagtgtatgccctttctattctggcatacaagacaatggacgaATGGCGCGAACGCTACCGCGCCGTAGACTAGCGAGTTACCGAGTAGAAATGCAGCGAATCGGAGCGggaaaaacaattctttttcagagaatggcgataagattttgagcaaaaaattatgtcgacttaaacgagggaattaacacgtatttcagctcagttggcactgaaaaatcaggtcgacttacgcgagaTGTCAACTTATAACTGTCGACTAagacgaggaaattttcaaggaataacaaaggcaaaaatcagGACTTTTTTATCGTGTTGACTTAAGCAagttgtcgacttatgcgatgtcgacttaagcgaggttTACTCTATATGAATTTACATTTAATCTTTCAacacattttgataaaactgttattttctgcagagataaataaataaataaatgaatgaatgaatgaataaataaatagataaatcaataaatcaatcaatacataaataaatacaaataatgtaaACTTACATGGATGAGGGTGGGGGAATGGGGGTTCTAAACTTTAATTGGGACTATAAAAGCAAAGAGAAAGTGTCTCACGTTGTGATGGCATTTGCTGAGCAGCTCTGGCTGCTAAACGGAAGACTGCTAGCTTGGTCTTGTAGTATCCATGGGCCGGGCTGCTCTTATCGTAGAGGAACCTGAAAACAGCATTGACCAATGCACAATCAGCACCACAGCAGATTGTTGGTGCAATTATCTGTGACCTTTTAATACCCTCAAATGTGTTTACATTACTAACTGGTGCAAGAATCAAAACAAATCCACCAGTGCCAAAAGCATGATACTTTTCCAGAAATCTTGTTACATTGCAAACAAATCAAGTTGAGATTGcataatttcttttcaaaaggAACTATGCTCTTGTATTGCTTAGatgcaaaatacaaaataaaaggtattattcacaatttgcaaatgaaacaaaaacccaactttAGTGCTACaagatagttctaaaatgtgagttatgtaggtatagaaacaaccagtgcaAAAAAGTTAATCACTATAATCAATGCTCagtattgttagatacacaaaatgtgagcaatagttataataaaattgtttttagactaaaccgtctacagttatggtttagtgaaaaaagtagtgatatctcctaatattgtaaactttattgcaaaattgtacGGCAGGACATTCTGTGATACAATTGACCTACATATACGCATTAAATGTGTaagttgaacattttttaaatcactgctcccagtggaaaacagtacctttaaaggcAAAAATTTCTTATCACTGGTGTCCATGGATGCTCTCACCTGTACTTGGGTGTGTCCTTGTAAGTACTGATGAGCACTGCCTCCACTGCATCCCCTCCCTCAGCGACCTGCCTGGCAACACGGTCAACCAGCTGTTTGAGGTCAACGTCCTCTGGCGGAGAGACTTAATGATGCTTGTATGAGTATCTGATCCAGCTTGGGGTCGAGGAACATAGCCCCCGCCTCTTTATGACTCTTTAACTTAGGGACTTGAGATAAAGGGGCTTTAGCAAGGAAAGTGGTTGAACAGAATAGAAGGACATGTTGTCTTGAAATGACACAAGGACACAGATCAACTTTAATCATAATGAAGATGGGTTTCcatgagatttgaaaaaaaaaaaaatatataagaatGCCAGGCAACTTTATAGATATAGATTAGACTAAGATTAACTTAGTTTTGATAGACccgattcttcttttttttttttctggaggtacaatgtatttgactACAGTCAGGACAAGATGTAAAGAGCATATAAAGACATAAATTCTTTTGACAATATGCCCCCAAAATTACATTACTGATAATGAATTTTTAGCCTCAACTTCATAGATATTACATAAAGACTTTATCAGTGTTTATCACACACTTCTGATTgatatttcatcactttccaCTGTGACTAAAAGCAGGTTAACCATTTTGAAACACAGACTCCAGAAATGTTTTAACTTTACAAATATGGCAGAAAAAAGTTCTCTTCGAGAAAAATTAAGATGAggtttccaaaaaaaaaaaaaatcatttttcaataaTTTACAAGATAAGCATGTCTTGAATCTCCCTTATTAATCACAAGTAAAATATTGGGTTTGTATTGTTGTTTCTCTATTTGTTGGCttcatggggggagggggtgatttGCTTCATCAAATGAAACACAGACCTGTGTTAAGAATTAAAGTcagatcttaaaaaaaaaaaaaaaaaaaaaaaaaaaaactacacttCTTATGGACTGCTGTCACTCTAAATCATCTAAATTAAATACAGACAAGTCTTAAACATGAATGATTTAGAATAATGCAGCCTTGTAAAGCTGAGAGTGcaagggcttttttttttccccacagagGACAAGCAACTTACCAACTCCACTCTGGTCCTTAGTCTCCTTCCcatgctcctcctcctcctcctcatctgaACTGGAGTCTCCAAAGACGTTGGCAATTTGCCTCTCTCGCTGCTGCCGCATCTTGGCACGTACAGCTGATGTACTCGGCCGCAGTGGACGGTTCACAACAGCTTTTAGGGTTGGGGATTGAACCTTCGGGGCTGATGGCACTGTTCAGTACAGAGAAATTGATATTGTTAGTGGACCTCGACTGATcgaaaaatactgtataactGTGAATTctacactgtatatttcatttaaaggtacagtttatcATTGGGAGccgtgattaaaaaaatgtttgagatatcacatttgatgcatatatatgtgtaggtcagttgtgtcacaaaacatcctaccatatagacattttgtaataatgcctaaaatacaaggaaatatcactattgtcccactaaaccataactgtagacagtttagtctagaaacattcttATCatcactattgttcacattttgtatattcaccaatacttaacattgattacactgatttAGATTCTTaaagtggttgtttctatccctaactcacacttaacaactattttgaagctctaaagtgggtttttgtttcacctgcaaatgTCAAATTATGCCTTCAAagtaaatttcaaatttgagaTTCCTTAGGTGACTTTGCCAATGGTTAAATCTACAAGTGATAACCACATtgacaaaatgagaaaagattACAATCCCCTTCAAGAGAAAAGATTACCATTTCCCCACCTTGATGACAATATGGATACACATTATCTACATTTGTCAACTGAGTAGTTTCCGCTCTCAAGTGTAAGCTTATACACGTAGGATACAGCCTTTTTCTGCAATTGCTCCCCTTAGATTGcacctttaaccctaaaagggccgggggaggccgaatccgccccccccttgacgtttcgcgctataattctgtaacacgagaaggcctcgtcgcgaggcttcttgactttgtttgttcaagtctcgcacaacttttgagaccaaatttgcaacgttcGCGCATAcatttgcgaagccacgcccatttttttaacggaatgtcgccccaaaacgggcacaattttgtgattttgtgtacatttccaaTGGAAAacggtgctctgtcatgaaagtcataaaaacctgattatttttacaattaatcactttcattgattaattttgtgctaataatggtagaaaagtggtcagtgacaatttccaatgaaaaaacaaagaaaaaacaaaagttgaaaaacaaagaaaaaacaaaagttgaaaaacaaagaaatacataagaaattctgaaaaaaaataaaatacataagaactgaaatgagttttggaagaaaaaatgtatctgtataatatgtttggaagaaaaatgtatttgtatagtatgtttgtcatgaaattgcagaaatagataaatatcaaatataaaaaaatatacaagGAATCAGTGTCACAGAAGTTATATTTGCGAGTTGTTAATTTTGCAGAATATTGGTTGACTAATTTATAAGTTCACAAAAATAGAAACACTGCAAATTAtcacctatacgaggtagttttgcgaggcaattacagttgttattttgcagggtcagGAGTTCAGCGGGCGACATTAGGGCATATCTCGAGCATCCAGGGTTTTAAATATACAGTGGattcctgttataacgaaatccttggaaccggcagttttcttttgttatatcggaattttgttataaccgaacaaataaacaatagaaatacatagagtggatgacattgcagcccaaatttttacttcgttataaccagaattttgttataaccgtgttcgttataacgggagtgcactgtaaaacagggaggtgggaagaggagtggaatctctcttcccacctccctgctttacatgtaaacattccgatcgaccacgaagagaaaacattcaaggacgtcgctgcgtgtcgattacacgcaccgcagaagaacgccgataaatcaactcatacaaggtcgaccacttctagcagcactacgcgtcaaacaataatagtccatttgtgctcaataactgcacagtgaccatcagttattacaactctccaaattgaaacagaagcaaaataaagtgtaaaagtgttcagatgtttgaagttcgcctgttacaactacataatatgtatctttgaagttggagttgaatgatatacattgatgaacaattttcaaTTATTTGACATGTTGgcgatgatctacaggtagtcaaatgtggcttgatctatatcatagtgtatagccttattcacatattttcctaatttacctaggggataggtaataattatgatattgaccggccttgagggagataccagataaatattgcccacactgaaagaatattttctggtattctttcagtttgggcaatattttctggtatctccctcgaggccagtcaatattatataaatataccaCATACACAGTAGTATATACATGACACAATTTAATGAATACAACTGTCCATGACAGCTCACATTTCATTATATCACAgagcagtaggcctactgtaccaTTTTCTTGAGGTTCTGGTTTGGGTGCTCCTTGGAAGGCTGAAAATCCTTGGAATTGACCCGAGGACGGCATTGGTATCTCATCGAGTGGTGTGATGAACGGTGCCGGTGCCTGGCCGGCGGCTTCCGCAGGCAGCTGGGCTGCAGACTGTGTGGCAGACTGGGCctgcttctgttgctgctgctgttgctgcaaCTTGAGGAACTGCTCCATGAAGCTCCCATCATTGGAGAAGGTGTTGACAGACTTCTGGGCAGGGGGAGCTGCTGGGGGAGGTGGCTTCGGGGTTAAAGAAGGACGGCTAGCAGTTGCCTTTGGTTGGCTAATAGGGATTGTTAATCACACGGAAACAAAACGTGATGAGAAAATATTTATCACTAAAAGAAAGCCTAGTTGTCATGAATATCATTCATCCCTTTTTTTCTGAATCAAATAAACTAGTTTTCAAACAATTACTAGAAAAGTTCCTAAACTCACGGTCTAATGTAAGTTTCcgaatttcactaatttcacaGAAGTGCATATCACTCAACTTCATATTTTAATATCAAAACTATATATTAAACAATTTTACATAACTTCCTTGTTTGTTTCTCAATTTACAAATGTATGAATTTGTTATGACATCTAACTTATTCGAGGCCTACATCTAACACATTTATAAGGTGCACATTCAGTACACAAACAACCATCTCCTTTTCAtgatacattttcaaaaaatcaaacaGCCTGCATGGGTCATAATTCTACAAACAAAAGGCATAGACCTATAGTAGGCGGTACATATATAGACTCTATATATTCTGTGCAAGGACAAGACCCCCTTGTACTCACAATTTGGATGCTGCTGATGCTGCTGATGTTGCTGAGGTAGCAGGGGATGCAGTCTCAGCCGCTTTACTCGCTGCCATGGCAGCCGCCTCTTTCCTCTTCTTGGCCATCTTCCTCTCAATCTCCTGACGCTTCTCCTGAAGCATGCGCTCCTGGTCATTCAGACTCTTCATCTTATCCTGGAAGTTGGCCTTCCCAGACGACTTATCTCCGTAGTAGGAGAAGGCCATAGTTACCTTTAGATCCTGGCCTTCTTGTAAATATTGGTTTCTTCAGAGCTAAGATTCATCATGTCAAGggataaaaacaagcaaatgaaTGATTACTCATAATACAGTACTCTCCACTTAATTGGGTACTCTGCTCATTGACTTACGAAGTGAAATTTAAAAGGCAGTTCCTGATGCGTGCTATATTTACCGGATAATTGGTTCCAAAGGCATTTCAGTAAACAGGAAGGAATTTTCAAGATTAACTCAATCTTTTTCAATGTATGGTTTCCCACAGAAAGCCTTTAAAATTTGTGTAAATATAAATTATGAAGAAACTGTGCAGTGGCGAAAGTCAATAGACAGCTTAGGACTTTAGGTTGACGTATACTTTTAACATGTTAATGTGCAGTGTATGACCGAATCACCGTATTACTGGTAGGCCTCGGCCTACAAGTAACTACTAACAGTTAGACCACCCCTGAACTATCAAAGATGCATTTTTCTCAATGCATGTCATGTACCGGTACGAATCGTACCCTGCCACCAGCACTACACACACACTCGCGCGCACACTACCCAACACACTCCGGAGTCCCATGCACACAGTGACATGAATCACTGTCTATACATTTACATGCGCCTACCTAGAATATTAATGTTAGACCTCTATTTAACTCCATTGAGACTCAAACAAATTTCTTCTCATTGATTCAGACCGCGACCGTTGAgtgggggggaaaaaaaaactcacgGTCCCCATTAatattagcccgaccagacgctgtacAGTGACTGGGCTGTGGGCCTGTATTAATCTATTTAGGTCCCCATGAAAGTGAATCACACTGACAATTCAACAAGTTCTACAATCTTTCCATCTCACGAGCGTTAGAATTTTAGATGCATCTTCCACTTGCAAGCACTCGATCAGTTCAGTAGAGAAACAGTCTTACGTATTAGTAAATTACGTATTATTTTGAGTCAAGATCTAAGGCAGCTGGATAAATCATGCCACAACTGCACAATAAGTTTACTAACGTTAACTGTTACAGTGCAACTGCAAAAGCACAAACATGGCATCCGAGTCATTCTGACCATAAGGCATAGATTCTATTCCACGTTACTCATTAattactgcgaccagccccatacGGATATCGTGACGCTAtggctatgcgtatggggctgctggtcgcagttaactcgtaactaacgttagatctttgTGTTTCTCACTTCACTTGTCTAACGTGTTAGATGGATCTAGGGTCTAGTAAATTACATCTAACTTAGTATTTACCTTAGCATGTTTCAATAGAATGTCTAGTAGACACCGAACGGGTATGTTTATAGGGTTCCCGTTTATAGACGTTAGAAAATTTTAGAGTCATGTTTTTATCTTACTGTGAGCTGCGCTATAAAGACTGAGGTGAGAGAGCCAACGTTAGAGAGACCGAGTCTGTTTTATCTCCCAGACTTCCTCCTTCTCGACTCCTGCACCGTAACAACAGGACCGACTGGCTGGGTTCCTAGATgcttgattgtaattttttataGCAATGTTTACTTCTAAGTTTTTAATCTCACAACTCAGTAGGTTACCGTCTACACTAGTCACTACTTACCTCAACAGAATTCAGAAGCGGCACCGCCACGCAACGTCACGGCAGAACATCGTGTAAATTGCTTTGCAATGATAGACCTAGACGTACGTACGCACACGTATTAAGTATTTGCGCGCACACAAGCAGCGCGGGGCTACTGGAAAATGctcgaaaatgcattttctgagTTTCTGCATCTTCAGAGTtttgattaaaagtaaaaatttcTTCAAGAAAATTAGAAATAATATTGACACATTCAATTAAAGAAGCATGTCTAGTTTTATAAAATGTTAAATCACTTTTGAAAGATAATCTCTTTACcttggaaaaacaaactttgcagAACGTTAATTAATTTGTGAATATTATTTCGAGAAAACAACACCCAAACATTTGAGAGCCCCATATATGGCtgtacaaaatgactttttaaaatgCTAAGGAAACACATTTAGattgcaatttcattaaaagggacaATTGAAACTCATGATCTTTCAAATATCAATTGAATgcaagtaaaaaataaaaatcgtgattttttACATGCTTTTGAATTTTGtgctaaaaatgacatttttcagCAAAAAATGcgcttgacatccggccgtacgGCTATTCCTTAGTACttttgcaagactttcagcATGAGAATGGAGCATTAACAAAAAATGCCGTCGAATCCTTATCTAGAGCCTTTTTTGAGGTTTGGCTGGTCTACTATCACTTgtaaattcgtaccaaagatacccggaaatgaagaaaaaaaaattaataaaaaatcagtaatgcagtttggcataaaactgaatagctgcagatattgagtatgaattcctctacaaactgcataatgaatgaagaaaaaaataattaaaaatcagtacagtttggcataaaactgaatagcagatattgagtatgaattcctctacaaactgcattttggtgtGAAGATGAAGGCTTTTCTACTGGAATTTGAAGGAATTTGGGTGCGTGTACGAAAAATAGgtgatattttgagtgaaaagaactcgtagtctggctttccggacccttggacagagtttgagccgaagaacctgccttggaaatttgatggatgacagggtaGGCCTATAGCTCactatccaggttagtgaagatgaaacacctcatttctcccagctattttacagaattttttgaaatttgaattttaacacacgtctcttgAGATACCAAAATTAATtcagaaaaaaatcataaaaaatcaggaaatgaaGGTAGAAGAAAAGTTTTTAGCTCAAGTTGATGAgtgtgaattcctctacaaaatATATTCTGCTTGGCAGGTGCTAGCTTTTTCTTGTGGAATTTAAAGGGACTAATTTAACTCGGCGCGCGCACGCACAGAAATGAGCCTTTTTTAGTTAAAAAGACACATATAAATATAGTCTGAAAGTTTTGCCGACCTTttgacagagtttgagctgaataACTCCCCTTGATATTTTGATGAGTGAAAGGGCACATCTTACTTTATTTTGACATGCGATATGAAAGACGCCATTTGTATGAGCTATTTTAtagaattttttaaagtttgatttttaacacacatccctatggggaaaatatatgggtgtgagccctatacatGTTAGTGTGATGTGCAGTGCTCTAGTGTACGTGTGTTGTTGGTTTGAAAACAGCCGGCCAGTGCTAAGATCTGCAAGAGCTACTTCGCTATGGAAGATGAGGGTGAGTGATATGAGTGCAGTGTATACTCTTGAAAGCAGTGGAAAAATACAGAAACGTATTCACACTTGTAGAGAGGAGGCACCTCATGTTTGTAAAAACTGTTAGATTCTAAGTAGTGTAATCTTGCATAGATTGTGTGCGTCCGGTCCGGCCAGACGTCTTCCAGCTCTGTTTCTCCTAGACCACAGAACAATGGTCCGACCTATAG includes these proteins:
- the LOC140230815 gene encoding SURP and G-patch domain-containing protein 1-like, whose amino-acid sequence is MAFSYYGDKSSGKANFQDKMKSLNDQERMLQEKRQEIERKMAKKRKEAAAMAASKAAETASPATSATSAASAASKFQPKATASRPSLTPKPPPPAAPPAQKSVNTFSNDGSFMEQFLKLQQQQQQQKQAQSATQSAAQLPAEAAGQAPAPFITPLDEIPMPSSGQFQGFSAFQGAPKPEPQENVPSAPKVQSPTLKAVVNRPLRPSTSAVRAKMRQQRERQIANVFGDSSSDEEEEEEHGKETKDQSGVVSPPEDVDLKQLVDRVARQVAEGGDAVEAVLISTYKDTPKYRFLYDKSSPAHGYYKTKLAVFRLAARAAQQMPSQPPPQQTSATVSSAAAAAAAAAASISQQLAAASSSSSSLMASGARKRRSRWGESPEDAEAAAGPAKQQAPPSLLKPVNPVGMIGTTELSEDQQKQLKEQQEMQMLYEMVVKTQKREAELMMRKKGKDPDRKYEYDSDEDVEGGTWEHKARAQEMEETRKKAELLTKMNRGKHFIGDFLPPEELERFMETLHALQEGRTPDYSEYKEFKIQADNIGYQMLQKLGWSEGEGLGSEKQGITAPVRRGDRVVDGVGFGIDRPEKLTKDDAVDEYTAFRKRMMLAYRFRPNPLNNPRRPYY